In the genome of Microcoleus vaginatus PCC 9802, the window CACACAGATGCGGCACAGGCTATCGGCAAAATTCCCCTCGACGTAGAGGAGATGAATATCGATCTAATGTCCTTGACAGCCCACAAAATTTACGGGCCAAAAGGGATCGGTGCTCTCTACGTGCGCCGCAACAAACCGAGAGTGCAGCTAGCGCCGCAGATGCACGGAGGAGGCCACGAACGGGGAATGCGATCGGGCACTCTCTACCCACCGCAAATAGTTGGGTTTGCCAAAGCAGTAGAATTGGCAATTGCAGAAATGCCGTCGGAAACAGAACGAGTGGTTAATTTGCGGCAGCGTTTGTGGGAAAACTTGAGTGAATTGGGAGATGTTTATCTCAACGGTCACGCTACTAAGAGATTGCCGGGAAATCTCAATATTAGTGTAGGGGGGGTTGACGGTCAAGCGTTGATGTTGGGTTTGCAACCGGCGGCGGCAGTTTCTTCGGGATCTGCTTGCACTTCCGCAAAAATATCGCCATCTCATGTTTTAGCAGCGATCGGGCGATCGGACAAATTAGCTTATGCTTCAATTCGGTTTGGTATTGGCCGGTTCAATACCGAAGCAGAAATAGATGCAGTCGCCGAACACGCGATCGCAACTATTACATCTCTCCGACAAGCTCAAAAAGTAAATCAATTTTAGATTTGAGATTTGAGATTTTAGATGAGAGAATTGAAGATTAGGAAGTAGTTTTGAGTGGTGAGTTTTAAATTATTTAACTTACAACTCAAAACTTTTCCTCTTTTTATCACGGAGTACAATTGGGATCAACCCCTTACTTAGAACCAAACACCTCGCGCACCCGATAAATCGGTTTTCCCTGCGACTCGTGATAAGTCCGCATCATCACTTCCGCCAGCAAACCAAAACAAAATAACTGCACGCCAGTTAACAGCAAAACCACAGCCAAAATCAGCAAAGGACGATTGCCAATACTTTGACCAAAAGCAAATTTTAAGACTGTCAAATAAATCCCTAAAACCGTTCCCAACGTCATAGAACTCAGTCCCAAAAGTCCAAAAACGTGCATCGGTCGAGTCAGGAACTTTTTCATAAAAGAAATAGTTAACAAATCCATCAACACGCGAAAAGTCCGCCAAATTCCGTACTTACTTTGACCGAAACGGCGGGCGTGGTGTCGCACAGGCAGTTCTGCAATTCTCGCCCCTTCAATAAACGCCAAAGCAGGTAAAAAGCGGTGCAATTCCCCGTAGAGATTCAAGTCTGCTACCAACTCGGATTTATAAGCTTTCAAAGAACAGCCGTAGTCATGCAAAGTTACACCTGTAACGCGACCAATTAACCAGTTAGCAATTTTAGAAGGAATCAACCGGCTAATAGTATTATCCTGCCTATTTTTCCGCCAGCCGCTAACTAAATCGTAGCCTTCATTTAACTTTGCCAACAACAGCGGAATATCAGCAGGGTCATTTTGCAAATCGCCGTCTAGGGTAACAATAGCACGGCCGCGAGCGCGATCGAAACCTGCCGACATGGCAGCAGTTTGCCCGTAATTGCGACGCAAAATTACAGCACAAAGGTCATTGCGAGTGCTGGCTAACTGCTGGAGAAGTTCAGCAGAACCGTCCTTAGAACCGTCATCTACACAAATAATTTGATAGCTGAGTCCAGATGGTT includes:
- a CDS encoding IscS subfamily cysteine desulfurase encodes the protein MSARPIYLDNHATTPVDPRVLDAMLPYFTEQFGNAASINHVYGWEAEAAVKQSRQIIAEAINASPEEIVFTSGASEANNLAIKGIAEAYFSKGKHIITVKTEHNAILDPCTYLQKLGFDITVLPVKNDGLIDIGDLIKAIRAETILVSVMTANNEIGVIQPIAEIAAICRGNDILFHTDAAQAIGKIPLDVEEMNIDLMSLTAHKIYGPKGIGALYVRRNKPRVQLAPQMHGGGHERGMRSGTLYPPQIVGFAKAVELAIAEMPSETERVVNLRQRLWENLSELGDVYLNGHATKRLPGNLNISVGGVDGQALMLGLQPAAAVSSGSACTSAKISPSHVLAAIGRSDKLAYASIRFGIGRFNTEAEIDAVAEHAIATITSLRQAQKVNQF
- a CDS encoding glycosyltransferase, yielding MDAALFLEKLAAQQAGAEVVLDVSVVVPVYNEVESLPHLIEAIASSIQPSGLSYQIICVDDGSKDGSAELLQQLASTRNDLCAVILRRNYGQTAAMSAGFDRARGRAIVTLDGDLQNDPADIPLLLAKLNEGYDLVSGWRKNRQDNTISRLIPSKIANWLIGRVTGVTLHDYGCSLKAYKSELVADLNLYGELHRFLPALAFIEGARIAELPVRHHARRFGQSKYGIWRTFRVLMDLLTISFMKKFLTRPMHVFGLLGLSSMTLGTVLGIYLTVLKFAFGQSIGNRPLLILAVVLLLTGVQLFCFGLLAEVMMRTYHESQGKPIYRVREVFGSK